A region from the Rufibacter sp. DG15C genome encodes:
- a CDS encoding PspC domain-containing protein, with protein MKQVQYFLESQAFGVCTKLGEKLGFATSSIRLSFIYLSFLTFGSPVIVYLIMAFWLNVRKHLRRERSTVWDV; from the coding sequence ATGAAACAAGTGCAGTATTTCTTAGAAAGCCAGGCCTTCGGAGTGTGTACGAAACTCGGGGAGAAGCTGGGCTTTGCCACCAGCAGCATTCGGCTGTCGTTTATCTACCTGTCCTTTTTAACGTTCGGGTCACCGGTAATCGTCTACTTGATCATGGCCTTCTGGTTGAACGTGCGCAAGCACTTACGCCGGGAGCGCAGCACTGTCTGGGACGTCTAG
- a CDS encoding glycosyltransferase family 2 protein — translation MTSVSLSCYILTHNSQEYLEQVIAPLQYVVDDLVLIDSGSTDRTKAIAEQYGARFVYRPLDNFKNQRNFGLEQCQHTWVLSLDSDEVPDQSLVDALRIFKETAGTTNIQALKIQRKWVVMGQEVQTFYPIKSPDFPLRLFRKDVVNFNDRSNMVHETPSGHEREATLDGFVLHYTFNKVEDLYRKLNLYTSIAAQDMAARGKKASWNKILFSPFAAWVKWYLIKQGFRDGAVGWVLGQYAYDYTLQKYLKLRFDLKQK, via the coding sequence ATGACGTCTGTTTCGCTTTCTTGCTACATTCTTACCCACAACAGCCAGGAGTATCTGGAGCAAGTGATTGCTCCGCTGCAGTACGTAGTGGATGATCTGGTGCTCATAGATTCGGGCAGTACCGATAGAACCAAAGCCATAGCCGAACAGTACGGAGCTCGGTTCGTGTACAGGCCGTTGGACAACTTCAAGAACCAGCGCAATTTCGGGTTGGAGCAATGCCAGCATACGTGGGTCTTGAGTCTGGATTCTGACGAGGTTCCTGACCAAAGTTTAGTGGATGCTTTGCGAATTTTTAAAGAAACGGCAGGCACTACTAATATTCAGGCGTTAAAAATTCAGCGTAAATGGGTGGTGATGGGGCAGGAGGTGCAGACGTTTTATCCTATCAAGAGCCCAGACTTCCCGCTAAGGTTGTTCAGAAAAGACGTGGTCAACTTCAATGACCGAAGTAACATGGTGCATGAAACCCCAAGTGGTCACGAGCGGGAAGCTACTTTAGACGGATTCGTGCTACATTACACGTTCAACAAAGTAGAAGACCTCTACAGAAAGCTGAACCTCTACACCTCCATCGCCGCGCAAGACATGGCCGCGAGGGGCAAAAAAGCCAGTTGGAATAAAATCCTGTTCAGCCCGTTTGCCGCCTGGGTGAAATGGTACCTGATCAAGCAAGGATTCAGGGACGGCGCCGTAGGTTGGGTCTTAGGGCAATATGCATATGATTATACTTTACAAAAGTATTTGAAGCTTCGATTTGATTTAAAGCAGAAGTAA
- a CDS encoding bifunctional GNAT family N-acetyltransferase/carbon-nitrogen hydrolase family protein, protein MSENTEHKLILRPLTTADYKEVKQIMELVYTNLGGSWTQKEFSSLLKRFPDGQLCIEDKGRVVAAALGLIVQYSEFGDKHSYEQITGGGKFDTHDPNGDTLYGVDVFVHPEYRNLRLGRRLYDARKELCENLNLRGIILGGRIPGYKEHSDKMTPGKYIEQVRNKEIYDPILTFQLSNGFHVRKIIKGYMPQDKESKAYASLLEWINVYYEEKEKLVGGTKKVVRIGVIQWQMRQMTSLEDFEQQLEFFVDTVSSYKADMVMFPEFFNAPLMALTDEKSPSAAIRKLADYTDGIREKLIHLALSYNINIIAGSMPEYIDNKLHNVSYLCRRDGTYDKQYKLHVTPDEAHYWGMRGGNKLNVFDTDFGKIGILICYDVEFPELARMLSDQEMKILFVPYQTDTKNAYLRVRHCAQARAIENECYVAITGSVGNLPRVENMDIQYSQSAVFSPSDVAFPHDAIIAEATPNTEMTLIADLDLDLLKDLNTTGSVRNLRDRRKDLYNLSWLHQKEDDLTEI, encoded by the coding sequence ATGAGTGAAAATACCGAACATAAATTAATACTTCGTCCGCTTACCACCGCCGATTACAAGGAGGTGAAACAAATCATGGAGCTGGTCTACACCAACCTGGGCGGCTCCTGGACCCAGAAAGAATTCTCCTCGCTGCTAAAGCGCTTCCCAGACGGCCAGTTGTGTATTGAAGACAAGGGCCGCGTAGTGGCGGCCGCCCTGGGCCTGATTGTGCAGTATTCTGAGTTTGGAGACAAGCACAGCTACGAGCAGATTACCGGTGGCGGAAAGTTTGACACCCATGATCCCAACGGGGATACGCTGTACGGCGTGGACGTATTTGTGCACCCAGAGTACCGCAACCTACGCTTAGGCCGTCGTCTGTATGATGCCCGCAAGGAGCTATGCGAAAACCTGAACTTGCGTGGTATCATTTTGGGTGGCCGCATCCCCGGCTACAAAGAGCATTCTGATAAGATGACCCCGGGCAAGTACATTGAACAGGTCCGCAACAAGGAAATCTACGATCCTATCCTGACCTTCCAGCTGAGTAACGGTTTCCACGTAAGAAAAATCATCAAAGGCTACATGCCGCAGGACAAAGAATCCAAGGCGTATGCATCTCTACTAGAGTGGATTAACGTTTACTATGAAGAGAAGGAAAAGCTTGTGGGCGGTACCAAAAAGGTGGTGCGCATTGGCGTCATTCAGTGGCAGATGCGCCAGATGACCTCTTTGGAAGACTTTGAGCAACAGCTGGAGTTCTTCGTGGACACGGTGAGCTCGTACAAAGCCGACATGGTCATGTTCCCCGAGTTCTTCAACGCGCCGTTAATGGCCTTGACGGATGAGAAATCACCTTCGGCGGCCATCAGAAAACTAGCGGACTATACAGACGGCATCCGGGAGAAGCTGATTCACTTGGCCTTGTCTTATAACATCAACATCATTGCGGGCAGCATGCCTGAGTACATTGACAACAAGTTGCACAATGTAAGCTACTTATGCCGTCGCGATGGTACCTATGACAAGCAATACAAGCTGCACGTGACTCCAGACGAAGCCCATTATTGGGGGATGCGCGGTGGTAACAAGCTGAACGTCTTTGACACCGACTTCGGGAAGATTGGAATCCTGATCTGCTATGACGTGGAGTTCCCGGAGCTGGCGCGTATGTTGTCTGACCAAGAGATGAAAATCTTGTTCGTGCCGTACCAAACGGATACCAAGAACGCCTACCTGCGTGTGCGCCATTGCGCCCAAGCCCGCGCCATTGAGAACGAGTGCTACGTGGCCATTACAGGAAGCGTAGGTAACCTGCCCCGCGTAGAGAACATGGACATCCAATACTCCCAAAGTGCGGTATTCTCGCCTTCAGACGTCGCCTTCCCGCATGATGCCATCATCGCTGAGGCCACGCCTAACACAGAGATGACCTTGATTGCCGACCTGGACCTGGACTTGCTCAAGGACCTGAACACCACCGGCAGCGTGCGCAACCTAAGAGACCGCCGGAAGGATTTGTATAACCTAAGCTGGCTCCACCAGAAGGAAGACGATCTCACCGAGATTTAA
- the hisS gene encoding histidine--tRNA ligase, whose translation MSKDKPSIPKGTRDFGPATVVKRNYIFSVIKRTFEKFGFLPLETPAMENLSVLTGKYGDEGDQLIFKILNSGDYTSKITAQDLEKGSKPLTPKISEKALRYDLTVPFARYVVMNRNEVAFPFKRYQIQPVWRADRPQRGRYREFYQCDADVVGTNSLLCEAEIILMMDEVLSTLGLDDFTIKFNHRGLLAGIAEAIGANGREADLCVAIDKLDKIGQEAVNQELLEKGFSPDAVTKLQPVLGLTGEVADLLPQLDTLLQNSDEGKRGLQDIRSMLSYLESLEVKQAKLQLDVTLARGLSYYTGCIFEVKVNNVQMGSISGGGRYDNLTGMFGLPGVSGVGFSFGVDRIFDVLEELNLFPEGSQTITQVLIANFDEASMRYSLPVLQALRTMGISTELYPDSTKLKKQMTYADQKQIPFVLLIGSEEMETSLLNLRNMRTGEQHRLSLTEIIDHLQTYFSA comes from the coding sequence ATGAGCAAAGACAAACCATCCATCCCCAAAGGCACCCGTGATTTCGGGCCGGCCACGGTGGTGAAACGTAATTATATCTTTTCTGTCATCAAGCGCACGTTTGAGAAATTCGGGTTCTTGCCGCTAGAGACGCCGGCCATGGAAAACCTGTCTGTCTTAACCGGCAAGTACGGCGACGAAGGCGACCAGCTTATTTTCAAGATCCTCAACTCTGGTGACTACACCAGCAAGATCACGGCGCAGGACCTGGAGAAAGGCTCCAAGCCGCTCACCCCAAAAATATCAGAGAAAGCCCTTCGCTATGACTTAACCGTGCCGTTTGCGCGCTACGTGGTCATGAACCGCAACGAGGTGGCCTTCCCGTTCAAGCGTTACCAGATCCAACCTGTTTGGCGCGCCGACCGTCCTCAGCGGGGCCGCTACCGCGAATTCTACCAGTGCGACGCAGACGTGGTAGGCACCAACTCCCTGCTCTGCGAGGCCGAAATCATCCTCATGATGGACGAGGTGTTGAGCACCCTGGGCTTGGATGACTTTACCATTAAATTCAACCACCGTGGCTTATTAGCGGGCATTGCCGAAGCCATTGGCGCCAACGGCCGCGAGGCAGATTTGTGCGTAGCTATTGACAAACTGGACAAGATTGGCCAGGAAGCGGTGAACCAGGAATTACTAGAAAAAGGATTCTCCCCAGATGCTGTCACCAAACTGCAACCTGTGTTAGGCTTGACTGGCGAGGTGGCTGATTTGCTTCCGCAGTTGGATACGCTTCTGCAGAACTCTGACGAAGGGAAACGCGGCTTGCAGGACATCAGAAGCATGTTAAGTTATTTGGAAAGCCTGGAAGTAAAACAGGCCAAATTACAGTTGGATGTGACCCTGGCGCGTGGCCTATCCTACTACACCGGCTGTATTTTTGAGGTGAAGGTTAACAACGTGCAGATGGGCTCCATCAGTGGCGGTGGCCGCTATGACAACCTCACGGGCATGTTCGGGTTGCCGGGCGTGTCAGGCGTGGGTTTCTCCTTTGGCGTGGACCGTATTTTTGACGTGCTAGAAGAATTAAACCTCTTCCCCGAAGGTAGCCAGACCATCACGCAGGTCCTTATCGCGAACTTTGACGAGGCCTCTATGCGCTACTCCTTACCCGTGTTGCAGGCACTTAGAACCATGGGTATTTCTACGGAGCTCTACCCAGATTCTACCAAGCTCAAAAAGCAAATGACGTACGCAGACCAGAAGCAGATTCCGTTTGTGCTCTTGATTGGTTCTGAGGAGATGGAAACCAGCCTGCTCAACCTGCGCAACATGCGTACCGGCGAACAGCACCGCTTAAGCCTCACTGAGATTATTGATCATCTACAAACCTACTTTTCTGCCTAA
- the hutH gene encoding histidine ammonia-lyase — translation MPELHLISAAPFSLAQISQVLRGNMSLALSQDAEQRITHCFEYLQQRLERSQAPVYGINTGFGSLCNTIIGHDSLEELQRNLMMSHACGTGDEVPAEVVKIMLLLKVQSLAYGHSGVQLATVNRLISFYNREIFPVVYQQGSLGASGDLAPLAHLCLPLLGLGEVRFQDFKLKGHEILDIFSWDPIQLQAKEGLALLNGTQFMNAYGVLLCLRARQIAAAADVLAALSLEAFDGKADPFQPHIHQVRPHNGQRQSAATILHLLAGSELQQQHKQHVQDPYSFRCVPQVHGASLDALAYVQQVITTEMNSVTDNPNIFPEDDLILSGGNFHGQPLALALDFFSIALAEWGSISERRTYQLISGQRGLPHFLVSNPGLNSGLMIPQYTAASIVSQTKQLCSPASVDSIVSSNGQEDHVSMGANAATKAYKVLENVERVLAIELMTAAQAMEFRRPARTSPALERVLEAYRTQVPVLEKDRVLHDDIQLSVQFIRKFPFQEIIA, via the coding sequence ATGCCTGAGCTACACCTGATTTCGGCGGCCCCGTTTTCCTTAGCACAAATAAGCCAGGTTTTGCGCGGCAACATGTCCTTGGCCCTGTCACAGGATGCGGAGCAACGCATCACGCACTGTTTTGAGTACTTGCAACAGCGGCTGGAGCGGTCGCAGGCGCCGGTGTACGGCATTAACACGGGCTTCGGGTCATTGTGCAACACCATCATTGGCCACGACAGCCTGGAAGAACTGCAGCGTAACCTCATGATGTCCCACGCCTGCGGTACCGGGGATGAGGTTCCCGCCGAGGTGGTGAAAATCATGCTCCTGCTCAAGGTACAGTCTTTGGCCTACGGGCACAGCGGCGTGCAACTGGCTACCGTGAACAGGTTGATTTCCTTTTACAATAGAGAAATTTTCCCCGTCGTCTACCAGCAGGGTTCTCTAGGCGCCAGCGGCGACTTGGCTCCTCTGGCGCATTTGTGTCTGCCTTTGCTGGGCTTGGGCGAAGTGCGGTTTCAGGACTTTAAACTGAAGGGCCATGAAATTCTGGACATCTTCAGCTGGGACCCCATTCAACTACAGGCGAAGGAAGGCTTGGCGCTGTTGAACGGCACCCAGTTCATGAATGCTTATGGCGTTTTACTGTGCCTACGCGCTCGCCAGATTGCCGCCGCCGCCGACGTTCTGGCCGCCCTGTCACTAGAGGCGTTTGACGGAAAAGCAGACCCGTTCCAACCGCATATCCATCAAGTGCGTCCGCACAATGGGCAACGACAGTCAGCGGCTACTATTCTCCACCTATTAGCCGGAAGCGAGTTGCAGCAGCAGCACAAACAGCACGTTCAGGATCCATATTCCTTTAGGTGCGTGCCGCAGGTGCACGGTGCCAGTTTAGATGCTTTGGCCTACGTGCAGCAGGTCATTACCACCGAGATGAACTCGGTGACGGACAACCCGAACATCTTCCCGGAGGATGATTTGATCTTGTCGGGTGGCAATTTCCATGGTCAGCCTTTGGCCTTGGCCTTAGACTTCTTCAGCATTGCCTTGGCAGAATGGGGAAGCATCTCGGAACGCCGCACGTACCAATTGATTTCTGGTCAGAGAGGATTACCGCATTTTCTGGTGTCCAACCCGGGCCTCAATTCGGGGTTGATGATTCCGCAATACACGGCGGCGTCCATCGTTAGTCAGACAAAGCAATTGTGCTCCCCGGCCAGCGTGGATTCCATTGTCTCCAGCAACGGACAAGAAGACCACGTGAGCATGGGCGCCAACGCCGCCACCAAAGCGTACAAAGTGCTGGAAAATGTGGAGCGCGTACTGGCCATTGAGCTGATGACGGCGGCGCAGGCCATGGAGTTCAGACGCCCGGCCCGCACCTCTCCCGCCTTAGAACGCGTCTTAGAAGCCTACAGGACGCAGGTGCCTGTGCTGGAGAAAGACCGCGTGTTGCATGATGATATTCAGCTGAGTGTGCAGTTTATTCGGAAGTTTCCGTTTCAAGAAATTATAGCGTGA
- a CDS encoding gliding motility-associated C-terminal domain-containing protein, with product MRNLLLILFMVCGWAFNSQAQCFLAYNEQNQVVETFCVGQRITFKDNTTGGTEYYDFDKSNGLDFNAQQTSFTFTAPGIYTVTQLKNVSSTLCERTFVVKAAVPSSPPIVQKLTHQANGIQLQIQVSAINDLMVEQASSSTGTFSPVTTLANVPFGQSTHTMSLPSVSGCFRVRVINVCTGQEDIISNMVCAQGLQVTAGDRQNIITWSANPSPGSVVNYQLLRGGQLYQNLLGTQTTFTDAQVACGRTYTYQLVALLNNGSQSISLPVQIVTTGTTPPAAPFLLVSFNLQNQVQVESFIPAQETFKEQSIYRNLNNGVFGLLSEKQAKNAVDATLPTLTARPCYQTTYADSCSLTSARSNTACPAILTAERQQNGQVKLSWSAYEGFPEGVDSQTLELLDEQGSVYWSTLVTGQGYVDVHPQDRFQRLNYRILSKARNATYQSYSNTASVEQAFQFYFPNAFTPNQDGLNDTFKAIGKFASQFELQVLNRWGQVVFETKDFRQGWDGTYQGKPAPAGTYLYRFEAVDVNGQRLSKSGPVTLVR from the coding sequence GTGAGAAACCTTCTCCTGATTTTGTTCATGGTGTGTGGCTGGGCGTTCAACTCCCAGGCTCAGTGCTTTTTAGCCTACAATGAACAGAACCAGGTAGTAGAGACTTTTTGCGTAGGCCAGCGCATTACGTTTAAAGACAATACCACGGGCGGCACCGAGTACTACGATTTTGACAAGAGCAACGGCCTGGACTTCAATGCCCAGCAAACGTCTTTTACCTTCACTGCGCCCGGCATCTATACCGTCACCCAGCTCAAGAACGTCAGCAGCACGCTCTGTGAACGCACGTTTGTGGTCAAAGCTGCTGTGCCTTCTTCGCCTCCCATCGTTCAAAAGTTAACGCATCAGGCCAACGGCATTCAATTGCAAATCCAAGTCAGCGCCATTAATGATTTGATGGTTGAACAAGCCTCCTCTTCAACCGGAACCTTCTCTCCTGTTACTACTTTAGCCAATGTCCCTTTCGGGCAGAGCACCCATACTATGTCTCTACCATCTGTCTCTGGTTGTTTTAGGGTGCGTGTGATTAATGTGTGCACCGGGCAGGAGGACATTATCTCCAACATGGTCTGTGCGCAAGGATTGCAAGTCACTGCCGGAGACCGCCAAAATATAATCACCTGGTCGGCCAATCCTAGCCCTGGCAGCGTGGTTAACTACCAGTTACTGCGCGGGGGGCAACTCTATCAAAATCTTCTAGGCACTCAAACTACTTTCACAGACGCCCAGGTGGCCTGCGGAAGAACCTATACTTACCAATTGGTGGCCTTGCTGAATAATGGAAGCCAAAGCATCTCCCTGCCCGTGCAAATCGTGACAACCGGTACCACCCCACCGGCGGCGCCTTTCCTGCTGGTGAGCTTCAATCTGCAGAACCAGGTACAGGTAGAATCCTTTATCCCTGCCCAGGAAACGTTTAAGGAGCAAAGCATTTACCGAAACCTGAACAACGGTGTTTTTGGTCTACTTTCTGAAAAACAAGCCAAAAATGCGGTAGACGCCACTTTGCCAACCTTAACCGCCAGGCCCTGCTATCAAACCACCTACGCAGACTCTTGTAGCCTCACCTCTGCCAGAAGTAACACCGCATGCCCGGCCATCCTTACCGCCGAGCGGCAACAGAATGGTCAGGTAAAATTGAGTTGGTCGGCGTATGAAGGTTTTCCGGAGGGCGTTGATAGCCAGACCTTAGAACTGCTGGATGAGCAAGGCTCAGTTTACTGGAGCACGCTAGTCACCGGTCAGGGCTATGTAGATGTGCACCCCCAGGACCGTTTCCAGCGCCTTAATTACCGTATTCTTTCTAAGGCCAGAAACGCAACTTACCAAAGTTACTCTAACACGGCCAGCGTAGAACAGGCCTTTCAGTTCTACTTCCCAAATGCGTTTACGCCAAACCAGGACGGCCTCAATGACACGTTCAAGGCCATAGGCAAGTTTGCCAGTCAGTTTGAGTTGCAGGTGCTCAACCGATGGGGCCAGGTGGTCTTTGAGACCAAGGATTTTAGGCAGGGCTGGGACGGCACCTACCAAGGCAAACCAGCCCCGGCCGGCACCTACTTGTACCGGTTTGAGGCCGTAGACGTGAACGGTCAGCGGCTCAGCAAAAGCGGGCCCGTCACGCTGGTGCGTTAG
- a CDS encoding glycosyltransferase family 2 protein, with translation MDYKKPTVAVVILNWNGRRWLEQFLPMVLEHSQDAEVIVADNDSSDDSVPYLTENFPQVRQILLPENFGFCEGYNQALKQVEATYYVLLNSDVEVTPNWLSPLVSLMESNPKIAACQPKIKAYYQRMHFEYAGAAGGFLDAYGYPFCRGRLFDTVEEDLGQYDDTRPIFWATGACMVVRASAYWEAQGLEKAFFAHMEEIDLCWRFQNLGYQIYYQGESQVYHVGGGTLPKANPRKTFLNFRNGVALLYKNLADSELTRVLLTRLILDGVAAVQFLLKGQFKQVQAIWDAHQEFFAQKNHYWKEKRAAFPTKKETTQLTGWYGKSVVWQYFIKGRKTFTALDVPDSAALPA, from the coding sequence TTGGATTATAAGAAACCTACCGTGGCGGTGGTCATTCTCAATTGGAACGGCCGCCGCTGGTTAGAGCAGTTTTTGCCCATGGTCCTGGAACACAGCCAGGACGCCGAGGTCATCGTCGCGGACAATGATTCCTCAGACGACTCTGTGCCATATTTAACAGAGAACTTCCCGCAGGTACGCCAGATTCTTTTGCCAGAGAACTTCGGGTTCTGCGAGGGCTACAACCAGGCATTAAAGCAGGTGGAGGCCACTTATTATGTGCTGCTCAACTCAGATGTGGAGGTCACGCCCAATTGGTTGTCGCCGCTGGTTTCCTTGATGGAGTCCAACCCCAAGATTGCCGCCTGCCAACCCAAGATCAAGGCGTATTACCAACGCATGCACTTTGAGTACGCCGGCGCGGCCGGTGGCTTCTTAGATGCCTATGGCTATCCCTTCTGCCGCGGCCGCCTCTTTGACACGGTAGAAGAGGACCTGGGCCAATACGATGACACGCGTCCTATCTTCTGGGCCACAGGTGCCTGCATGGTGGTGCGCGCCAGCGCCTACTGGGAGGCCCAGGGATTGGAGAAAGCCTTTTTCGCGCACATGGAGGAGATTGACCTTTGCTGGCGCTTCCAGAATCTGGGCTACCAGATCTATTACCAGGGCGAGAGCCAGGTATACCACGTGGGCGGCGGCACGCTACCCAAGGCCAACCCCAGAAAGACCTTCCTCAACTTCAGGAATGGCGTGGCGCTGCTGTATAAAAATTTGGCAGACAGTGAGTTAACCCGGGTATTGTTGACCAGGTTGATATTAGACGGCGTGGCGGCGGTGCAGTTTTTGTTGAAGGGGCAGTTTAAGCAGGTGCAGGCCATCTGGGACGCGCACCAGGAGTTCTTCGCGCAGAAGAACCACTACTGGAAAGAGAAGCGAGCGGCCTTCCCCACTAAAAAAGAAACCACGCAGCTGACCGGTTGGTACGGCAAAAGCGTGGTTTGGCAATATTTTATAAAAGGCCGGAAAACGTTTACCGCCCTAGACGTCCCAGACAGTGCTGCGCTCCCGGCGTAA
- a CDS encoding tetratricopeptide repeat protein, whose amino-acid sequence MTRGQEVPVEVKAEVPQLLLKKDYRYGIRVYYKTDKGTQDHVGSLPFDFGEYNFEAGKAFLQRSFSFPYTPSKARGQLMAQGVLTNPKGKMRYTKPVALAPGIRTTPNLVKHAFGAAYVPGEYKNESNEPLTFTIYFDQGLATLKHGFGNNLQLLDDFILSNKKTKVVEILGTHSPDAEETTARNLASRRAVALERYIKQKFDTESYVNDTKNVKFKVRSLQQNWDAFLGRVQTSALPKEQVNEILEIVNGEGSFSEKEALLQKLPSFEYLEMYVYPVLRYAEVSVDYIPNPRKDYEIYLTARKIVENKLGTDALSPEEMQYAATLTPLLAEKKKMYEVAVATHMQWRALNNLGMIYLEQAQKELKPKVKKGLLENAILNFRYAAHRQPTAQLFYNLAIAHHQHGDYLEALHSYNYSVKLGGPLPVLQQVFTDKAALELEVGQYDDAAGSLAYAGDGYAAQYNRALLYFLKENYEDAAKLAQKVLGLQPNDATTHYLLAVMGARTKNEQQLTEHLKKAVQADAELAGKAIEDLEFIDYHKTPAFNSAFQK is encoded by the coding sequence ATGACGCGCGGTCAAGAGGTGCCCGTAGAAGTGAAAGCCGAGGTGCCCCAGCTCCTGCTCAAGAAAGATTACCGGTACGGCATTCGGGTGTACTACAAAACCGACAAGGGCACGCAAGACCATGTGGGCTCCCTGCCCTTTGATTTTGGCGAGTATAATTTTGAGGCCGGCAAAGCCTTTCTGCAGCGCTCCTTCAGCTTTCCCTACACGCCTTCCAAGGCCCGTGGTCAGTTGATGGCCCAGGGCGTGCTCACTAACCCTAAAGGCAAGATGCGCTATACCAAGCCGGTCGCCTTGGCACCCGGTATCAGGACCACGCCCAACCTAGTCAAACACGCGTTTGGTGCAGCATACGTGCCCGGCGAGTACAAGAATGAAAGTAATGAACCGCTTACATTCACCATCTACTTTGATCAGGGCCTGGCTACGCTTAAACACGGTTTCGGAAACAACCTGCAACTGTTGGATGACTTCATCCTGTCCAATAAAAAAACCAAAGTAGTAGAGATTCTAGGCACGCATTCTCCAGACGCCGAAGAGACGACAGCCCGCAACTTGGCCTCGCGCAGGGCAGTAGCGCTGGAGCGGTACATCAAACAGAAATTTGACACAGAGTCCTATGTCAATGACACCAAAAATGTCAAGTTCAAGGTCCGGTCCCTGCAACAGAACTGGGACGCGTTTTTAGGGCGCGTGCAAACTTCTGCATTGCCCAAAGAGCAAGTCAACGAGATCCTGGAAATAGTCAACGGCGAAGGCAGTTTCTCAGAGAAAGAGGCCCTGCTTCAAAAGCTTCCCTCGTTTGAGTACCTAGAGATGTACGTGTACCCGGTGCTGCGCTACGCCGAGGTCTCCGTAGACTACATTCCCAACCCGCGCAAGGACTATGAAATCTACCTGACTGCCCGCAAGATTGTAGAAAACAAACTGGGAACGGACGCCCTCAGCCCCGAGGAAATGCAGTATGCTGCCACTCTCACCCCGCTCCTAGCCGAGAAGAAGAAAATGTATGAGGTGGCCGTGGCCACCCACATGCAGTGGCGCGCCTTGAACAACCTGGGCATGATTTACCTGGAGCAGGCCCAAAAGGAGTTGAAGCCGAAAGTCAAGAAAGGCCTGCTGGAGAACGCTATCCTCAACTTTAGGTACGCCGCGCACCGTCAGCCCACGGCCCAGCTGTTCTACAACCTGGCCATTGCCCACCACCAGCACGGCGACTACCTAGAGGCCCTGCACAGCTACAACTACAGCGTGAAGCTGGGCGGCCCGTTGCCCGTCTTGCAACAGGTTTTTACAGACAAGGCCGCCCTTGAACTAGAGGTGGGACAATATGACGATGCCGCCGGCAGCCTGGCCTACGCCGGAGACGGCTACGCCGCCCAATACAACCGCGCCCTACTCTACTTCCTGAAGGAGAATTATGAAGACGCGGCAAAGCTAGCCCAGAAAGTATTAGGCCTGCAGCCCAATGATGCCACCACCCATTATTTATTGGCGGTGATGGGAGCCAGAACTAAAAATGAGCAGCAGCTCACTGAGCACTTGAAGAAGGCGGTTCAGGCAGACGCAGAACTAGCAGGCAAAGCCATTGAGGACCTGGAGTTTATAGACTACCATAAAACACCGGCCTTCAACAGCGCTTTTCAAAAATAA
- a CDS encoding YbaB/EbfC family nucleoid-associated protein → MFDMMGMMGKVKEMQAKMKEAQENLKHITVSAEAGGGLVKATASGEKRILKIEIDETLMKPEDREMLSDLVVAAVNKALADAGEKAQEELKKHTSGMLPNIPGLDLSGFGL, encoded by the coding sequence ATGTTTGATATGATGGGAATGATGGGCAAGGTGAAGGAGATGCAGGCCAAAATGAAAGAGGCCCAGGAAAACCTCAAGCACATCACGGTCTCAGCAGAGGCGGGCGGCGGACTGGTAAAGGCCACGGCCAGCGGCGAAAAGCGCATCTTGAAAATTGAGATTGACGAAACCCTCATGAAGCCAGAGGACCGCGAGATGCTGTCTGACCTGGTGGTGGCCGCCGTCAACAAGGCTCTGGCAGACGCTGGTGAGAAAGCGCAGGAGGAGTTGAAGAAACACACTTCGGGCATGCTGCCCAACATCCCTGGCTTAGATTTGAGCGGCTTTGGATTATAA